The following coding sequences are from one Gossypium raimondii isolate GPD5lz chromosome 4, ASM2569854v1, whole genome shotgun sequence window:
- the LOC105780378 gene encoding ABC transporter G family member 5 produces the protein MKKQGCEIEVVGINYKIYRQKRQNPFKIFKKNQQEVADQELKQQQPSSQFQDACPGIRHVLKDVNCKAKPWEILAIVGPSGAGKSSLLEILAGKFTPQSGSILVNQSPIDKAQFRKISGYVTQADNLFPLLTVEETLMFSAKLRLRLPQAQLSSRVKSLILELGLEHVAMARVGDDRVRGISGGERRRVSIGVDVIHDPKVLILDEPTSGLDSTSALQIIDMLKVMAETRGRTIILSIHQPGFRIVKLFSSMLLMADGSVLHHGTVDQLGANLRGMGLQLPLHVNIVEFAIESIETIQQQRKGQLQVQEQGFSAPPPQKTGEEGESRSGKFTLQQLFQQSKVVDEETMNVGIDFPRDFANSRLKETMILTHRFSKNIFRTKELFACRTIQMLISGLVLGSIFHNAKDDLSGAEEKVGLFAFILTFLLSCTTEALPIFLQEREILMKETSSGSYRVSSYAIANGLVYLPFLLILAVLFSTPLYWLVGLNPNFMAFMHFLLLIWLILYTANSVVVCFSALVPNFIVGNSVISGVMGSFFLFSGYFISKHGIPKYWIFMHYISLFKYPFEGFLINEFSKSGKCLEYMLGSCLVTGEAVLREEGYGEESRWRNVLIMVCFILVYRFVSYVILRCRCSQRGLRASLS, from the coding sequence ATGAAGAAACAAGGCTGTGAGATTGAAGTTGTTGGCATCAATTACAAGATCTATAGACAAAAGAGACAGAACccttttaaaatcttcaaaaaaaaccAGCAAGAAGTGGCTGATCAAGAACTAAAACAACAACAGCCATCATCCCAGTTTCAAGATGCATGTCCTGGGATCAGACATGTCCTAAAGGATGTAAACTGCAAAGCCAAACCATGGGAAATCCTCGCCATTGTTGGTCCAAGTGGAGCAGGGAAATCTTCCTTGCTTGAAATCCTTGCTGGGAAATTCACCCCACAAAGTGGTTCCATTCTCGTCAACCAAAGCCCCATCGATAAAGCTCAGTTCAGGAAAATCTCTGGCTATGTTACCCAAGCTGACAATCTTTTTCCCCTCCTTACAGTTGAAGAAACCCTCATGTTTAGTGCCAAGTTACGTTTAAGGCTTCCTCAAGCTCAGTTGAGTAGTAGGGTTAAGTCCTTGATCCTGGAACTTGGACTAGAGCATGTAGCCATGGCTCGAGTTGGTGATGATCGGGTTCGTGGGATATCTGGTGGTGAAAGACGACGGGTTTCTATAGGTGTAGATGTGATTCATGATCCCAAAGTGTTGATTCTTGATGAACCAACTTCAGGTCTTGATAGTACGTCTGCACTTCAAATTATTGATATGCTCAAGGTCATGGCTGAAACCAGGGGAAGAACGATAATTCTCAGTATTCACCAGCCTGGTTTTCGGATTGTTAAGTTATTCAGTTCGATGCTTTTGATGGCTGATGGCTCGGTTTTACATCATGGAACAGTGGACCAGCTTGGTGCAAATTTGAGGGGAATGGGATTACAGCTTCCTCTTCATGTCAATATCgttgaatttgctatagaaTCTATTGAAACCATTCAACAGCAACGAAAAGGACAGCTTCAAGTGCAAGAACAAGGATTTTCAGCCCCACCACCACAAAAGACAGGTGAAGAAGGTGAGAGCAGAAGTGGTAAGTTCACCCTTCAACAGCTTTTTCAACAATCCAAGGTCGTTGATGAAGAAACAATGAATGTTGGGATTGATTTCCCTAGAGATTTCGCCAATTCAAGGTTGAAAGAAACCATGATTCTCACCCATAGGTTCTCCAAAAACATATTCAGAACCAAGGAGTTGTTTGCTTGTAGGACAATCCAAATGCTGATTTCAGGGCTTGTTTTAGGCTCTATCTTTCACAATGCCAAAGATGATCTCAGCGGAGCAGAAGAAAAAGTGGGTCTATTTGCATTTATATTAACATTCTTGCTTTCATGCACCACAGAAGCATTACCAATCTTTTTACAAGAAAGGGAGATTCTAATGAAAGAAACCTCGTCTGGAAGCTATAGAGTTTCATCCTACGCCATTGCTAACGGGCTTGTATATCTACCCTTCCTTCTCATCCTAGCCGTTTTATTCTCAACACCATTGTACTGGTTGGTAGGACTAAACCCAAATTTCATGGCATTCATGCACTTCCTGCTACTCATTTGGTTAATTCTCTACACAGCAAATTCAGTCGTAGTATGTTTCAGTGCTCTAGTACCAAACTTCATAGTCGGAAACTCAGTGATATCCGGCGTGATGGGgtcattttttctcttctcgGGATACTTCATATCAAAACATGGGATTCCAAAGTACTGGATTTTCATGCATTACATATCATTGTTCAAGTATCCATTCGAAGGGTTTCTAATAAACGAGTTCTCAAAATCAGGGAAGTGCCTGGAATACATGTTGGGAAGCTGCCTGGTGACGGGAGAGGCAGTGTTAAGAGAAGAAGGGTATGGGGAAGAAAGCAGGTGGAGGAATGTGCTGATAATGGTGTGCTTCATCTTGGTTTACAGGTTCGTTTCTTATGTCATTCTTAGATGTAGATGCTCACAGAGGGGCCTGAGGGCATCACTTTCATGA
- the LOC105780650 gene encoding histone deacetylase 14, chloroplastic, whose product MPLSHLMELQTFRPPSFAGTMVFLVRNQVQQWKNHCRFSANTMLSEHRFYKHLLSGRKCVSKNTKTSVSCSYSTEQNDTLPSINQLSDARVIYAVAAALGHNKESHPESSARVPAIVKALEKMELTPKFRGSDILELQNFNLASVDDIASVHAKAYVSGLEKAMDQASEKGLILIEGSGPTYATSTTFHESLVAAGAGLALVDSVVAASKNQLDPPTAFALIRPPGHHAIPKGPMGFCVFGNVAIAARHAQRVHGLKRVFIIDFDVHHGNGTNDAFLDDPDIFFLSTHQDGSYPGTGKFDEIGIGAGEGATLNLPLPGGSGDTAMRAVFDEVIVPCAQRFKPDIILVSAGYDGHVLDPLASLQFTTGTYYMLASNIKQLAKDLCGGRCVFFLEGGYNLDSLSYSVADSFRAFLGEPSLAAEFDDPAILYEEPSTRVKQAIQRVKHIHSL is encoded by the exons ATGCCGCTCAGTCATCTAATGGAGCTTCAAACCTTTCGCCCTCCCTCTTTTGCAG GAACTATGGTGTTTTTGGTTCGAAACCAAGTGCAACAATGGAAGAATCATTGTAGATTTAGTGCAAATACCATGCTTTCGGAGCATAGGTTCTATAAGCATTTATTATCAGGGAGGAAATGCGTCTCGAAAAATACCAAAACTTCGGTCTCTTGTTCTTATAGCACAGAGCAGAATGATACTTTGCCATCCATAAATCAGCTGAGTGATGCGAGAGTGATTTATGCTGTGGCTGCTGCCCTGGGTCATAACAAG GAGTCACATCCAGAATCCAGTGCTAGAGTGCCTGCAATTGTGAAAGCTCTAGAGAAGATGGAGCTTACCCCAAAG TTTCGTGGCTCAGACATCCTTgaacttcaaaatttcaatcttgCTTCAGTTGATGACATTGCCAGTGTTCATGCAAAGGCTTATGTGTCTGGCCTTGAAAAG GCTATGGATCAGGCTTCTGAGAAGGGCCTTATTTTAATTGAAGGTTCTGGACCAACATACGCTACTTCCACA ACATTCCATGAGTCGCTAGTTGCAGCTGGAGCAGGACTTGCCTTAGTTGATTCAGTG GTTGCAGCATCAAAGAACCAACTGGATCCACCTACTGCTTTTGCTTTGATAAGACCTCCAGGACATCATGCTATTCCAAAAGGTCCAATGGGGTTCTGTGTATTTGGCAATGTGGCTATTGCAGCTCGTCATGCTCAGCGTGTACATGGATTGAAGCGGGtctttattattgattttgatgttcACCATGGTAACGGAACCAATGACGCCTTCTTGGATGATCCAGatatattctttctttcaaCCCATCAG GATGGAAGCTACCCTGGCACTGGAAAATTTGATGAGATAGGTATAGGAGCTGGTGAAGGAGCAACACTTAATCTACCACTACCTGGAGGCTCAGGCGATACTGCAATGAGAGCAGTTTTTGATGAAGTCATCGTGCCCTGCGCTCAAAGGTTCAAACCAGATATAATCCTTGTCTCTGCTGG GTATGATGGTCATGTATTGGATCCACTAGCCAGTTTACAGTTTACAACAGGAACGTACTACATGCTTGCATCTAATATCAAACAGCTTGCCAAAGATTTATGTGGTGGTCGCTGTGTATTTTTCCTGGAAGGAGGATACAACCTCGATTCACTTTCGTATTCAGTGGCAGACTCATTCCGAGCATTTCTTGGTGAGCCAAGTTTGGCAGCTGAGTTTGATGACCCTGCAATATTGTATGAAGAACCATCAACCAGGGTGAAGCAAGCGATTCAGAGAGTAAAGCACATACATTCACTGTGA